In Rhea pennata isolate bPtePen1 chromosome 22, bPtePen1.pri, whole genome shotgun sequence, a single genomic region encodes these proteins:
- the LOC134150019 gene encoding cyclin-dependent kinase 11B-like isoform X2: MGDEKDSWKVKTLDEILQEKKRRKEQEEKAEIKRMKNSDDRDSKRDSLEEGELRDHRMEITIRNSPYRREDSMEDRGEDDDSLAIKPPQQMSRKEKTHHRKDEKRKEKRRHRSHSAEGKHARVKEKEREHERRKRHREEQDKARREWERQKRREMAREHSRRERDRLEQLERERERKIREQQKEQREQKERERRAEERRKEREARREGNYSISAHHRAVREEYGDKVKMRPWSRSPLRQQRDKLEQGDGRKPVKEEKPEERDPLSDLQDISDSERKTSSAESSSESGSGSEEEEEESSSEGSEEEGEEEEEEEETGSNSEEVSEQSAEEVSEEEVSEEEERENGNHIPVVTESRFDRDSAGSEGEEEEVGEGSPHSNAMTEGDYIPDSPASSPIELKQELPKYLPALQGCRSVEEFQCLNRIEEGTYGVVYRAKDKKTDEIVALKRLKMEKEKEGFPITSLREINTILKAQHPNIVTVREIVVGSNMDKIYIVMNYVEHDLKSLMETMKQPFLPGEVKTLMIQLLRGVKHLHDNWILHRDLKTSNLLLSHSGILKIGDFGLAREYGSPLKPYTPVVVTPWYRAPELLLGAKEYSTAIDMWSVGCIFGELLTQKPLFPGKSEVDQIKEVFKDLGTPSEKIWPGYNELPAVKKMTFTEYPYNNLRKRFGALLSDQGFDLMNKFLTYYPARRITAEDGLKHEYFRETPLPIDPSMFPTWPAKSEQQRVKRGTSPRPPEGGLGYSQLGGDDLKGTGFHLTTTNQGASAAGPGFSLKF, from the exons ATGGGTGATGAAAAGGATTCTTGGAAAGTGAAAACTTTAGATGAaattctccaggaaaaaaaacgaaggaaggagcaagaggagaaggcagagaTAAAACGCATGAAAAAT TCGGATGATCGGGATTCAAAGCGGGATTCCCTTGAAGAGGGGGAGCTGAGAGATCACCGCATGGAAATAACAATCAGAAATTCACCTTACAGGAGGGAAGACTCTATGGAAGACAG AGGAGAAGATGATGATTCCTTGGCTATTAAACCTCCACAGCAAATGTCACGGAAAGAAAAAACTCATCATAGAAAAgatgagaagaggaaagagaagcgGAGACATCGTAGTCATTCAGCAGAAG GGAAACACGCcagagtgaaagagaaagaacgGGAACATGAGCGTAGGAAGAGACATAGAGAAGAGCAGGATAAAGCCCGACGTGAATGGGAAAGACAGAAACGGAGAGAAATGGCAAGGGAGCATTCAAGGAGGGAGAG agATCGTCTGGAGCAACTTGAGCGAGAAcgagagagaaaaatcagagagcaacaaaaagaacaaagagagcaaaaagaacGAGAAAGACGAGCTGAAGAAAGGCGTAAGGAAAGGGAAGCCAGAAGAGAAGGTAACTATTCCA TTTCTGCGCATCATAGAGCAGTGAGGGAAGAATATGGAGACAAAGTAAAAATGAGACCCTGGAGCCGCAGTCCATTACGACAACAAAGAGACaagcttgagcagggagatggCAGGAAACCAG taaaagaagagaaaccaGAAGAGAGAGATCCCCTTTCAGACTTGCAAGACATCAGTGACAGTGAGAGAAAAACCAGCTCAGCGGAGTCTTCATCAG AATCTGGATCAGGctcagaagaagaggaagaagagtcTAGCAGTGAAGGAtctgaggaagagggagaggaagaggaggaggaagaggagacgGGAAGTAATTCTGAGGAAGTGTCTGAGCAGTCGGCTG AAGAAGTGAGTGAAGAAGAAGTGAGTGAAGAGGAAGAACGGGAGAATGGAAACCACATCCCAGTTG TTACAGAGTCAAGGTTTGACCGAGATTCAGCAGGAagtgaaggagaagaggaggaagttgGGGAGGGCAGCCCTCATTCCAATGCAATGACAGAAGGAGACTATATTCCTGACTCACCAGCTTCCTCCCCCATTGAACTGAAACAGGAACTTCCTAAATATCTTCCTGCACTTCAG ggatGTCGTAGTGTCGAGGAATTTCAGTGTTTGAACAGGATTGAAGAGGGAACATATGGTGTGGTCTACagagcaaaagacaaaaagactG atgaaatTGTGGCTCTAAAGcgattaaaaatggaaaaggaaaaggaaggcttTCCCATTACTTCTcttagagaaataaatactattcTGAAAGCACAACATCCAAATATTGTCACTGTCAGA GAAATTGTTGTGGGTAGTAATATGGATAAAATCTATATCGTAATGAACTATGTAGAACATGATCTCAAGAGTCTAATGGAAACAATGAAGCAACCGTTTTTACCAG GTGAAGTGAAAACCTTGATGATTCAGCTGTTGCGAGGAGTCAAGCATCTTCACGACAACTGGATACTTCACCGAGACTTGAAAACTTCCAACCTGTTGCTTAGTCATTcaggcattttaaaa ATTGGGGATTTTGGACTAGCCCGAGAATATGGATCTCCACTGAAGCCTTACACACCTGTAGTTGTGACGCCTTGGTACAGGGCTCCAGAGTTGTTGCTTGGTGCCAAG gAATATTCAACAGCAATAGACATGTGGTCAGTAGGGTGTATATTTGGAGAGCTGTTAACTCAGAAACCATTGTTTCCAGGGAAGTCAGAAGTTGACCAGATTAAGGAAGTTTTTAAG GACCTGGGTACTCCAAGTGAAAAAATCTGGCCTGGTTACAATGAGCTGCCAGCTGTAAAGAAGATGACATTCACAGAGTATCCCTATAACAATCTACGCAAGAGGTTTGGAGCACTCCTCTCTGATCAGGGGTTTGATCTGATGAACAA GTTTTTGACATACTATCCAGCCAGAAGAATCACTGCTGAAGATGGTTTGAAGCATGAGTATTTCCGAGAGACTCCCCTTCCTATTGACCCCTCCATGTTTCCCACGTGGCCAGCAAAAAGTGAACAACAAAGAGTGAAACGTGGCACTAGCCCCCGCCCACCTGAGGGAGGCCTTGGATACAGTCAGCTG GGTGGTGATGATCTGAAAGGCACAGGCTTTCATCTGACCACCACAAATCAGGGAGCATCTGCTGCAGGACCTGGTTTCAGCCTCAAGTTTTAA